The sequence below is a genomic window from Natronorubrum halophilum.
GGCCGCAGTACCTGCAGGTCGCAGACGATCTGGAAAACGCCGTTGAGTGCGAGGTCGTCGACGTCATCCACCAACCCGGTTCGGGCACGCAGGTCATCCTCGAGGCGGCCGCGGCCGACGGGGACGTAGAGCAACTCCAGTTGAAATCGTTCGATCGCATCGATCCGTCGGGCACGGTCACGGTGGGATGGAGTCCGGCGCAGGCGACCTTACTCGAGCGGACGAGCGTCGTCGAGGGAATCGACCTGGAAAAAGACGTGCTGGGCGAGTAACCGCTTTCGGTACGGCTGGTTATCGACGCCGAACCGTGATCGGCTGGACGCCGTCCCGAAGCGTGCGTTCTTCTAGCGCCGCGAGTTCGTCGCGAGTCGCATCGAGACACGCGACGTGATTGCCCGCGAGCTCCCCGGCGGGACTCTTGAAGCAGGTCGGACCGCAGGCGATCAGCAGCTCCTGTTCGTTTTTGTAGCCGGGGTACAGTAGTATATCTCCGCGCGAGGGGTAGACGGTGTGATTCTCTCGCGGAACCTCGGACAACTCGGCGTCGTCGACGTTGATCCACGTCGCGTACCCGCTCCAGCGCACGTGCATCAGTTCGGACTCGAGCGGGAGCATGGCCTCGAGCGCTCGAGCCGATGCCGGGGCTTCGTCCTCGAGGACCGTCGCGGTGTACGTTTCGCCGGCGACGACGAATTCGAGTTCAGTCATCACTCATCACCACGCGGTCCACCCGCCGTCGACGCACAACACGTGTCCGGTGACGAACTCACTCTCGGGACCCGCGAGGAACAGGGCGGCGTTCGCGACGTCCGTCGGCTTCCCGAACCGAGGCCAGGGCGTCGATTCCTGCCAGTCGGCGAGCAACTCCGCGTCGGTCTCGCGCCACTCAGCGTTCTGTGCGGTCTCGATGATCCCGGGGGCGAGCGCGTTGACGTTGATCTCGTCGGCAGCGTAATCGAGGGCCATCTGCCGGGTCAGATTCGAGACGCCGCCTTTCGACGCGCAGTAGGCTGCGCTACTCCCGCCGCCGACCAGC
It includes:
- a CDS encoding DUF3830 family protein, yielding MTELEFVVAGETYTATVLEDEAPASARALEAMLPLESELMHVRWSGYATWINVDDAELSEVPRENHTVYPSRGDILLYPGYKNEQELLIACGPTCFKSPAGELAGNHVACLDATRDELAALEERTLRDGVQPITVRRR